One region of Flavobacterium sp. GSB-24 genomic DNA includes:
- a CDS encoding aspartate kinase, producing MRVFKFGGASVKDADGIKNVYDVLQKVGYEDVILVVSAMGKTTNALEVVIKNYFDKSAELSSSVQEIKKYHNQILLDLFEDEKHEVFAAVNAQFAELEYFLSHNKSPNYNFVYDQVVSFGELISTNILSHFMNFMGIQTQWLDVRNFIKTNANYRDAEVDWETTQQLISKNVPRKTLNITQGFLGADENNFTTTLGREGSDYTAGIFAYCLNAESVTIWKDVPGVMNADPRYFENASLLNQISYREAIELAFYGATVIHPKTLQPLQKKEIPLYVKSFINPLLKGTCVSKGVDLEPQNPCFIVKREQLLISLSSIDFSFIMEENISEIFGLFHEFKIKVNLIQNSAISFSVCVEDKFGNFNDLNAILSKKFKVDFNENVTLYTIRHFNEDAAHTVEANKEVLLKQVSRETMQIVTKELN from the coding sequence ATGAGAGTATTTAAATTTGGTGGAGCATCGGTAAAAGATGCAGATGGAATTAAAAACGTATACGACGTTTTACAGAAAGTGGGTTATGAAGATGTAATTTTGGTAGTTTCGGCGATGGGTAAAACTACAAATGCTCTTGAAGTTGTTATCAAAAATTATTTTGACAAATCGGCAGAATTAAGTTCTTCTGTACAAGAAATAAAAAAATATCACAATCAAATATTATTAGATTTATTTGAAGACGAAAAACATGAGGTTTTTGCTGCCGTAAATGCGCAGTTTGCTGAATTGGAATATTTTTTATCGCATAATAAATCTCCAAACTATAACTTTGTTTACGATCAAGTAGTAAGTTTTGGTGAATTAATTTCGACTAATATCTTAAGTCATTTCATGAATTTCATGGGAATTCAGACGCAATGGCTTGACGTTCGTAATTTCATCAAAACCAATGCAAATTATAGAGATGCAGAAGTAGATTGGGAAACTACACAACAGCTTATCAGTAAAAATGTTCCTAGAAAAACATTAAATATTACTCAGGGATTTTTGGGTGCAGACGAGAACAATTTCACTACAACTTTAGGACGCGAAGGTTCTGATTATACTGCTGGAATTTTTGCTTACTGCTTAAATGCTGAAAGTGTTACAATCTGGAAAGACGTTCCTGGAGTTATGAATGCCGATCCGCGTTATTTTGAAAATGCGAGTTTATTGAACCAGATTTCATATCGTGAAGCTATCGAATTGGCATTTTATGGTGCAACAGTAATTCACCCAAAAACATTACAGCCATTACAGAAAAAAGAAATTCCGTTATACGTAAAATCTTTTATCAACCCTTTATTAAAAGGAACTTGTGTTTCTAAAGGAGTTGATTTGGAACCACAAAATCCGTGTTTTATTGTAAAAAGGGAACAGCTTTTAATTTCACTTTCATCAATTGATTTTTCTTTTATAATGGAAGAAAATATCAGTGAGATCTTTGGATTATTCCACGAATTTAAAATCAAAGTAAACTTGATTCAGAATTCTGCGATTAGTTTCTCTGTTTGTGTGGAAGATAAATTTGGAAATTTCAACGATTTGAATGCGATTCTTTCGAAAAAATTCAAAGTTGATTTCAATGAAAATGTAACACTTTACACTATCCGTCACTTTAATGAAGACGCTGCTCACACTGTTGAGGCCAACAAAGAAGTTTTATTAAAACAAGTCAGCCGCGAAACGATGCAGATTGTGACTAAAGAACTAAATTAA